Genomic DNA from Nitratidesulfovibrio vulgaris str. Hildenborough:
CTGCCTTCCGGCGTCGTCCACACGCTCCTGCCCCGCTGGGCGGGCAACGATGCCCTGCCGCAAGGCTTCATCCTTCCCGAACCACTCGGCCCGGTACCGGCATCGGCAATCCATGCGGACTCGGCCTGCCCATGCCCTCGGGCACCATCCGACCGGGACGAAGGGCCTGACCGCGGAGAAGCCGACACGGACACCGTAACCGAGGGACGCGACGCATGACCCCCCCGGTCGTCTGCTTCTGCAACACCAACCCCGGCTGGGGCGGCGGCGAGAAATGGCACCTTGAGGCGGCCATCGCCCTTGCCCATCGTGGACGGCGTGTGCTGCTCATGGCCCACCCGGCAGGACGCCTCCATGCCGAGGCGTCACGACTGGCAGCCACCCTCCCCGCCCATCTGCCCGGACTGCGCGTCCTTCCGTTGCAGGTCGGCAGGCTCACGTTCCTCAATCCGGGCGCCATCGTCCGTATCGCGCATGTCCTGCACAGGGAGAAGGTCGACAGCCTCGTGCTGGGCCTGACCTCCGACCTCAAGGCCGTGGGCCCTGCCGCGCGCCTCGCCGGAGTGCGTCAGGTGTTCTATCGCCGGGGCAGCGCGCTGCCCATACGCAACACGGCCCTCAACCGTCTGCTCTATGGGCGCGTCATCAATGGACTCATCGTCAACTCGCAAGAGACCCGCCGGCTGGCGCTGGTGAACAATGCGGGACTCATCCCCGAAGAGCGCATCCACCTGCTTCACAACGGCATCGACGCCACGGGGTTCGACGCCGCGCTCAAGAAGGCCAGCCCCGCCTACAGGGCCGGCGGACATACGCTGGTCATCGGCAATGCGGGGCGCCTCAACAGGCAGAAGGGGCAGCACCACCTGCTGCACATGGCGCGTCTTCTGGCTGACGAGGGGCTGGACTTCAGGCTTGTCATCGCGGGAGAGGGCGAACGGAGACAGGAGCTTGAGACGCTGGCGCGAACGCTCGGCGTTTCGGGGCATGTGGTCTTTGCGGGGTTTCTCGCCGACCTTGCGCCTTTCTGGAAGAGTCTGGACGTCTTCGTGCTCAGTTCGCACTGGGAGGGCTTCGGCTATGTGCTTGCGGAGGCCATGCTGGCAGAAGTGCCCGTGGTGTCCTTCGACGTGAGCAACATCCCCGAACTCGTGCAGGATGGCACCAACGGCCTGCTGGTGCCCGGCCCGGACGCGGCACCGGAAGGCGACGCCGCCCCCGCAGCGGGGCTTGCCCGCGCCGTCATGACCATGGCTGCGTCGCAGGGCCTGCGTTGTCGCATGGGAGCGGCGGGCAGGGCGCACGCCCTCGCCAAATATGCGCAAGAGTCCTGCATGGACGCACTGGAGAGCATCCTCGGTAGCGCACCCCGGTAGGCTGCAGGGGCCTCCGGCCTGCGCCGTATCGCGAGATGCCGTCTCGTATGGTGTCGAGTGACGCCGGGGCAACGCGCCGGATGAGCATGCCAGCACAGCAGGTCGAGACAGGACGCCGGAGCAACGCATGGCGCAGGCTCGCCGGAACGCGCAACGGCCCACGTCGACAACACCGGGTCTATCGCAGGAAGGGTGTGCGCCCCATTGCCAGAGGGAAGGCCGCCTGCACGACGGCGTACGCCCTGCCCGTTATACGGCGTCGCCCGGAAAGACCACCCGCCCCGACTTAGACAGGTCGTAACCGTCGAGGTCGTCGGTGAGTGACCGGAAGCGCGGGTCGCCCAGCATGGCGATGAAAAGCTGCACCCGCTTGTCGAAATAGCCTGCCCGCGGCACCAGCAGGTCGTAGCGTTCGCGCTGCAACGGCACGAAGCCCAGCCCCAGGAGTCCCGCCACCGCACGGATGCAGGGGGCCACATCGGCCCGCCCCGCCACAATCTCCATCCCCACGTCGATGTGTCCGGCGAACTCGCGCCCGTAGCCCGGAACACGTGCCGGGTCGACGCCATGCCGCGTGAGTTCGGCATCGAACAGGAGGCGCGTACCCGTGCCATGCGGACGGTTCGCCACACGCAGCCCCCGGGCCGCGATGTCTCCCGCATCGGCGATACCGTGCGGGTTGCCGGGTGCGGTGAGATAGCCCTGCTCACGGATGCAGAAGTTGACCACCGCCGGGGGTTCATCCAGCACGCGCTGGGCCGTATCGAAGTTGTATTCGTGCCCCTCGGCCTGCATCAGGTGGCTGGTGGCCATGTGGCACAGCCCGTCGCGCAGGGCGTGCAGTCCGCCTAGGCTGCCGAGATTGACGAAGGCGGCGAGACGCCCCGGATGCAGCTGGGCGAAAAGGCGCAACGCCCTGTCCAGCAGGATGTCATTGCTGCCCGCAAGCACCAGTGCCTGCCCGGTCTCGCCGTCTCCGGGCTGCCCCGGATGGTTCAACGTGTTGCGCTCAAGCCATGCGTCCACAAGGTGCAGGGGGAAAAGCCACTTTCCCGTGACCTTGGTGCCGGGGAGTCCCTTCTCGGTGACGAGGGCGTAGACCATCTTCTCGTTTATGCCGAGGTAGGCCGCGACTTCACGGGTGGAGAGCAACTGTTTCATGGCGTCATCCTTGGGGTTCTCGGTTGGAAAAGCGCTCCGGGCCGGGTGCGCCCCTGAGGCAGTACTGTAGACAACAGCCCTTCCGCTGGCAACGGCGTCTCGCACGTATTGCAAGCCGCACGATATTGGTATAGATGATACGACCCACGTCCGCGTCCGGCATTTGAGCCGCACGATGTGACGTACCATCTTCGGGGGTCGTCCCCCTTCGTGCCGGTACGCCGGCCATCCCCTCCATCCGCCGGGAATCGCATATGTTCGCCAAGATAGCACTCGTGGGCCGACCCAATGTCGGCAAGTCTACCCTCTTCAACCGCCTGATACGCAGCAACCGCGCCATCACGCACGACATGCCGGGCGTCACCCGCGACCGCATGGAAGGCATCGTGCGTGGTCGCAACAAGCGTCCCTTCGGCATCATCGACACCGGGGGCATCACCCTCGACGGACATGCCGCCGTGGCCGAAGGCCCTGCGGGCATCCGCGGGTTCGAGGCCGAAATCCTGCGGCAGGCCGAAGAGGCCATTGCCGAGTGCGTCGCCGTCTGCCTCGTGGTGGACGGACGCGAAGGGCTGTTGCCCTTCGACGAACACCTTGCCTCGTACCTGCGCCGCACGGGCAAGCCCGTGCTGGTGGTCGTCAACAAGGTGGACGGCATCGAAAAGGAAGACGTGCTCACCGCGGAATTCCATATTCTGGGCTTCCCGGTACTGGCAGTTTCAGCCGAACATGGTCACAACCTGCGCTGGCTTGAATCGGAGATGCGCGACCTTCTGCCCGAAGAAGACGAGGACGGCATCGATGACGACGCCGCGGACGCAACCGCCGTCGCCATTGCCGACGCCGACGCCGAAACCGAAGACGGTGCCTCAGCCTCCGAGACCGAGGAAGACATCACTGAAGAGACCGTGGAAGACGAACCGGAAGCCCCCCTGCGCCTGTGCATGCTGGGACGCCCCAACGCCGGAAAGTCCTCTCTGGTCAATGCCCTCACCGGCACCAATCGTATGATCGTCAGCGATGTGGCGGGCACGACCCGCGACAGCGTGGACGTCGCCTTCGAGAAGGACGGCCTCTCATACACCTTCGTGGACACGGCAGGCGTCCGCCGCCGCTCGCGCATCACCGACACGGTGGAGCGCTACAGCGTCAACTCCTCGCTGAAGAGCACCACCAAGGCGCACGTCACCCTGCTGGTGCTTGATGCCGTCGAAGGCATCACCTCGCAGGACAAACGCCTCATCGAACTGCTCGACGAACGCAAGACCCCGTTCATGGTGCTGGTCAACAAGATGGACCTCGTGCCCGCCAAGGCACGCGAAGACGGCAAGCGCAATTTCCGTGACCTGCTCAACTTCTGCCAGCATGTGCCTCTGCTCTTCGTCTCCGCCAAGACCGGGTATGAACTGCGCTCCATCGTGCCGCTTGCCGCGCGCATCCGGCGCGAATGCAGCGTCCGCATCCCCACCGGGCAGCTCAACCGCGCCATGGAAGAGGTCATCACCCGCCACCAGCCCCCTGTGGTGCGCCGCGTACGGCCCAAGTTCTACTACATGACACAGGCCGAAAGCCAGCCGCCGACCTTCGTGCTGTTCGTCAACGACGCGGACAGGATTCAGGCGCCCTACGCCAAATACATAGAGAAGTCGCTGCGCCGCCTGTTCGGCATCGAGCACGCCCCCATGCGCGTCCACTTCCGTTCATCGCACAAGAAGAACAGCGAGAAATAGAAGCCTCCCCATCGCACTGAAAGGCGGCGGTACGGTTCATTCCGTGCCGCCGCCTTTGCGTTGCGAAGAAAGATGGGCTGGCGGTCACATGCCAAGGTCGCTTTCACGCCCCGCCACCGCGGGCAGGAAACCAGCCTTGCGCAGCGTGGGCCCGCTACCGAAACGCACCAGCACCATGCCCGCGAACTTCTGCCCCCGGTAGACTTCGACACGGTACAGCGTGCCCGCCTTGTCCACCGAGTAGCGTGCCATGAAGTCGCGCTTGCCAAGCGGAATGCCGCTTTCATCGGTACGATGCGCCGTGGCACCGATGGCGTTGATGCGATACCCCTTCACAGGCTGCACCACGAAACGCTCGCGCACCGACACCACTTCGCCGAAGCCAACGCGCACGGGCTTGCCGTCCACCATGAGCGTCATGCCCGACAGGGCGTCGTCAGTGTCGCGCCAGTCAGGACGCAATCTCGTGAGGGTGCGGTTGCCATAGAAGACGTCATATCCGCCCTTGGCGGACACGAGGGCGAGAATGGGCTTGCTGGCAGCGAACGTGCCTGCCACATCACGCGGAAGGGGGAAGCTGCCCAGCGAAGGGCGCACGTCGTCCAGCGGCAGCACGATGCGGTTGTGCGCAAAGCCCACGGTCACGTCGCTTTCAAGGGCCGCCTGCACACCGCGGGGTGAAAGGTCGAAGTCGCGTTCGAAGCGGACCCCCGCCTGCTTCAGGAACGCCTCCACCGCACGAAGATGGTAGTAGGCGCGATATTCGGTGGTGAAGTCCTTGCTGGCTTCGATGCCGAAGGCGGGCTTGCCGTTGCGGTAGGCGAACCATGTGAGGGTACGGTCCATCTCATGGTCGCCCTCGTCGGTGCGGGTGTTCTTGAGGTGATAGCGGTGCTTGGGCACAAGCACGCCTTCGTTCACATCGCGTACGGCACGTTCACCCATGCCGGTGAGGTCGCCGAGGGGTGCCCCTTCGAGGCGCGCCTTGTCGATGATGACACTCTGTCCCCACCGCGAGGGATTGCACTGGGCGTCCTCATGGTCGGGGCGATAGAAGCCGCTGCCGTCATGCAGGTTCAGCACGAGAGAGACGTCAGGCGCGGTGATGATGCGCTGGATGCGCTGCACCAGCGGGTATTCGGGGTCGTCGGCGGGCAGGGTCGCGAACTTGCGGTTGAGGTCGCCATGCACCCCGCGCGACCGTTTGATGATGCTGGGGAAATTGAGATTGGGCACCACCCACACTCTGCCCGACGTGAACCGGTAGTGGGTGACCAGTAGCGTGGCGGCCGAGAATCCCCCCGGTTCGTCACCCTGTATGCCTCCCACCACAAGCACCACGGGCCCACCCGTCCCGAGACGGTGCAGGGTGAAATCGAGGTTGGTGCCTTCCGGGGCAGCGAGGGCGGGGCTGCACGCCCATAGGGATGCGAAGACCAGCAGGCCCGACAATAGCGCGGATATCCATCTCATGCGATGACCTTGACGTGCCAAGGTTCGAAGCGAACCCCGAGAAAGTTGTCACGCGGGTAGCGCAGCGTGATGTAGCCGCGCTCTTCAAGCTTGCGGAAGACCTCGGTTCCGGTGAAGTCGGACGTGAAGTTGCGGATGCCGTATCCGCGCTGTCCCACGTCGAAGTCTCCCACGCCGTGGAATGAATAGCCGGGAGGCGCCAGCGAACGTGACGCCAGCGAGAGGTTGCCGCCATTGGCCTCGGCCTTGGCGAGAAAGAGGTGCAACTGCTTGACGATACCCCGCACCCCGCTGGTCAGCACCACCTGCTCACCCATGATGCGCTGAATGGTCAGCCATGTCTCGTGCGCGTCACCGCGATAGAGATAGTTGCCCATGCCGGGCACCTTCACCACCTCACGCTGCGGGATGACGGAGGTGAGCGTGGAAAGGGGCTTCTTGCCGAGAAAGCCGTAGTTCTTGGCATCGGCGTGGAACACGTCGTCGATGAACTCGAGTTCGGCGCGCGAGAATGCTCCCACGGCGGGACGCCGCGCCTGCCGCATGGCCTCGTCGAGGCTCAGCAGATAGAAGAAGCCGTGTCCCACGGTGCGTTGCAGCCTGTCCAGCCTGTCGACCAGCCCCCCCATGAGGGCGTAGCGTTCAGGGGTGAGCACGATGTCGGAAGGATGCACCTCGTCGAAGTTGCGCATCTTGTAGAGATAGTCGCGCACTGACTCGGAGGTTTCGGCTGGCAGGGGCTGAGGCGGCTGGCTGACGGCCCTGGCCGGGGCGAGGTCGGGTTCTACGGTCTGGGCGCGCGCCCGGGATGCGGCCTTGGCGGGGCGTTGCGCGCCGCGTTGCGGCGCGGAGACGCGCCCCTGCGTCTTGCGGGCGGGGGCCGCAGGTGCAGCCTTGCCCTTGGGGGCGGGCTTGGCAGGGGCAGGACGTGAAGGTTGAACGCCGCCGGAGGCTGCGACAGCCCCCCCGGCCAGCAACAGCTGGAGGGTTCCACAAAGGGCGGCTGCGAGGAACGTGCGTCGATTCACACGATGCTCCGGGTTGTTGGCTTGAAGCTCACCCGAATCCGTATAGCAAATGTCTAGAGAATGCAAATACAAGGTGGGGTTTTCCACCATATCCACCATGATACCGCGGTCGGGCCTCATAGGGAAAGCCCCACCGCCTTTTCGCGACATCCGCATTGCGACTGAAGGCACTCGCCGGTGACCGCGCGGCATCCGCACGGGACGGGGCCATGCAGTCCCTCTGTCCCGGCCTTGACCTTGCGCAGGGCTTTCCTTTAGCGTTGCTCGTTACGGCAGTGTCCCGTGTGCCGCCCCGCGGCACATGTTCCCCTTCACGGGCCCGCCTCCGCCACCGCAGGCGCCCGCTTGCGGCGTCAGGAGCCATGGCAAAGGGCCGCAGGGTATGCAAGGAGTTATGAGCATGGTCCAGAAATCGGAAACCATCTGGTTCGACGGCAAGCAGGTTCCGTGGGATGAGGCCAACGTGCATGTGCTCACCCACGCCCTGCACTACGGCGTGGGTGTCTTCGAAGGCATTCGCGCCTACCGTTGCGCCGATGGTTCTTCGGCCGTCTTCCGTCTGCGCGAACACGTGCAGCGCCTGTTCTCGTCGGCCAAGATCCTGCGCATGGAGATTCCCTTCACCGAAGACGCCATCTTCGACGCCATCGTGGAGACGCTGCAACGCAACAGGCTCGCCGAAGGCTACATCCGTCCCCTTTCGTTCGTCGGCGCAGGGGCCATGGGCGTCTACCCCGGCGACAACCCCGTTCAGACCATCATCGCCGTATGGCCTTGGGGTGCGTACCTCGGTGCCGAGGCCCTCGAAAAGGGCATCCGCGTCAAGACCAGTTCGTTCGCCCGCCACCACGTCAATGCCATGATGACCAAGGCCAAGGCCTCGGGCAACTATGTCAACTCGGTGCTGGCCAAGATGGAGGCCAAGGCGGACGGCTACGACGAGGCCCTGATGCTGGACGTGAGCGGCTTCGTCTCCGAAGCCACGGGCGAGAACATCTTCATGGTCCGCAACGGCGTCATCAAGACCACGCCGCTGACCTCCATCCTCGACGGCATCACCCGCAACAGCCTCATGACGCTGGCACGCGACCTCGGCTACGAAGTGGTCGAACAGCAGTTCACCCGCGACGAACTCTATGTCGCCGACGAAGCGTTCTTCTGCGGTACCGCCGCCGAGGTGACGCCCATCCGCGAAGTCGACCGCCGCGTCATCGGCAAGGGAAGTGCCGGGCCTGTCACCAAGCATCTCCAGCAGGAATATTTCAAGGCCGTCAAGGGCGACAACCCCAGCTACGACCACTGGCTGCACCGCTACGCGCTGTAGCACTTTCGCAGTATAGACAGACGACACAGAGACGCGTCCACACCCCGGCATCTGCCCGGCTACGACGCGCGGCACGTCCATAACGAAGACACCATTTGACGCGAGAGGGGCGGGGCCGCACGGTCACGCCCCTTCCGAAAGAAGCATCGACGGCATGAGCCACGCCTCGCTGACAGCCAGATACCGCCCGCAGACCTTCGCCGAGGTCGCGGGGCAGGAGACGGTAAAGGCCATCCTCTCGCGCGCAGCACAGGAGAACCGGGTCGCTCCCGCCTACCTGTTCAGCGGCACGCGCGGGGTGGGCAAGACCACCATCGCCCGCATCTTCGCCAAGGCCCTCAACTGTACCACCGCCCCCACCGGCGAACCCTGCAACACCTGTGAGCAATGCCGCAAGGTCACGCAGGGGATGCACGTGGACGTGGTGGAGATAGACGGGGCCTCGAACCGAGGCATCGACGACGCCAAACGCCTCAAGGAGGCCATCGGCTACGCCCCGATGGAAGGCCGCTACAAGGTCTTCATCATCGACGAGGCGCACATGCTCACGCGCGAAGCCTTCAACGCCCTGCTGAAGACGCTGGAGGAACCCCCGGCCCGCGTGACCTTCGTGCTGGCGACCACCGAACCGCACAAGTTTCCGGTCACCATCGTCAGCCGCTGCCAGCACTTCACCTTCACCCGCCTTTCCGAAGCCGGGCTTGAAGCGCACCTCACCAAGGTGCTCGGTCGCGAGGGCGTCGACTACGACCCGGCTGCCGTGCGTCTCATCGCACGACGGGCGGCAGGCAGCGTGCGCGACTCCATGTCGTTGCTCGGGCAGGTGCTCGCACTGGGCGAAAGCCGCCTCACCATCGACGGTGCGCGTGGCGTGCTGGGGCTGGCGGGGCAGGAACTGTTCCTGCGGCTCATGGAGGCACTGGCTGCACAAGACTGCCTTGGCGTGGCGAACGTCGTCCGTGAGCTGCTCGACAGAGGCGTGGACATGGGCTTCTTCCTGCGCGAACTCGTGGCCACATGGCGCAACCTCTTCATGTTGCGGCAGGCGGGCGAAGCGGCCCTCGCATCCCTCGACCTGCCAGAGGACGAAGCCCGGCAATGGCTCGGATGGGCCAAACGGTTCGAACCCGCGCACATCCATGCCTGCTGGCAGATGACCCTCGAAGGACAGCGTCGGGTGCTGACCAGCCTCGAACCGGCCATGGCGCTTGAGCTGCTGCTGCTCAATCTCGCCATGCTGCCCCGCCTCATGCCCGTGGAGAGTCTGCGTCCTTCGGGTGGAGGCGCATCCGCCCCTTCGGGTTCCGCTGCCGAAGGCCCAGCCTCGGGTGGTGCTGCAACCATCCCCACACCGGGCACACAGGGGATGCAAGGCACAGCCCCCGCTGCCGGGATGACACCTTCGCCAGCAGCACCCGCCACACCGGCGCCCTCCGCAGCGCCTTCACCACGAGTGCCGTGGGACGATGCAGCCCCCGCGCCACGCCAGACGGGCATCCCGCCACGGCCCGCACCGCGGATGCCGGAAGCCTCGCCTACTGCGGGCAGCCCGGCGGCACCAGCACAGGGTGACGACTCCGACACGGCAGAGCACACGCCGTCCGGCCCGAGGACATGGGACGGATTCCTCGAGTTCTGCCAAGGGCGGAACGGGCAGGGCGGCAGACTCGCAACCGTCCTGCGGCAGACCACCCCCGAACACGATGACGGCATCCTGCGTCTTGCCACCATGTCGTCAGTCCAGTATGAGCGCCTTACGGACGCAGCGACACGGACGACGCTCGCCGGACTGGTGCGCGACTATTTCGGGGATGCGTGCCGCGTAGAGGTGAACCCGCCCACGCGAGTGCGCCGCACTGAAGCCGAACTGCGTAAAGAGGCGGAGGCCCACCCCGCCGTACAACTACTCAAGGAAGAGATGGGCGCGTGCATCCTCAAGTGTACACCGCTTGCAGACCTGCGCCGCCCTGAAGACACCACCGAGCAAGGAGACAACAAGCCATGAGAGGCATGAACGACCTTCTTCGTCAGGCCAACCTGATGCAGTCCAAACTCGCCAAACTCCAGTCGGAGATGGCGGACAAGTCCTTCGAAGCATCCAGCGGCGGCGGCATGGTCAAGGTTTCCGTGACGGGCCGTCAGGAACTGAAATCCATCACCATCGACCCCAAGGCCCTCGAAGGCGGCGATGTGGAGATGCTGCAAGACCTCATCCTCACCGCGGTCAACGAAGGCGTCCGCGTCTCGCGTGCCACCATGGAACGTGAGATGAACGCCCTCACCGGCGGCCTGCGCCTCCCCGGCATCATCTAGCGGAGTCACTGTGCAGCGTCTTCCAGAACCCTTGAAGGCCCTCGTGGACCAGCTGGCGAAACTGCCGGGACTGGGCCCCAAGTCGGCCCTGCGCCTTGCCATGACGCTGCTCAAATGGCCCGCCAGCGAGACGCGACGTCTCGGGCGGGGCATCCACGACCTGCGCGACAACCTGCACCTGTGCAGGCGTTGCGGTGCGCTCACCGACTGCGACCCCTGCGCCCTGTGCACCGATGCCACCCGCACACAGGACATGCTGTGTCTCGTCTCCGAATGGGACAGCATGCTCACGCTGGAAGAGGGCGGCTTCTACAGGGGGCAGTACCTCATTCTCGGCGGCCTGCTGGCACCGCTGGACAATGTGAACGCCGACTCGCTGGAACTGGAAAGGCTCACCCGTCGCCTCGCTGAAGGGCAGGTGCGCGAGGTGGTGCTGGCGCTGGGAACCACCGTGGAGGCCGAGAACACCGCCACCTTCATCCGGGCAATGGTCGAACGCCAGTACCCCGGCGTCCGTGTGACCAGACTCGCGCAGGGCATCCCCCTCGGGGCCGAGGTCAAGTTCATGGACCGTGAGACCCTGCGCCAGTCCATGCAGTACCGGCAGGAACTGTGACCGGACCTGCCCGGCAAGGGACACAGGCGACACGCCGCGGCGGCCAACGATACCCGCAGGACACGACCAGCGGGCACGACCAGCGGGCACGACCGGCCGCGAATGCTGCCACGGAATGCCGTTCATGAAGGCTGCCTGCGGAAATGACCCGGCAACCTGACCGTCGACAAGGCGAATGCCGGGGACTGCCGGGCGACTGCCAGACAGCGGGCGGCCAGCGGGCGGACTGAAATCGGAACGACGGGCGGCGGCGGGGAGACCCGCCGCCGCTTTTCGGTGCCGCCCCGGCGAGTGCGCATCGCATAGCGATGCAACCGCCTGCGGCGCCCCATAGCCCGCATTGCCGAAACCGCAGCCTCACGCCCTCTCGCCTCAAACGGCAAAGTAGGCTAACGTCGCGTCATGCGAACGCGCATCTTCATCCCTCCGCTGCCCCGCATGTCCGGCGGCCTTGCCGTACTCTACCGCATGGCCTCACACCTGCATCAGGCCGGACACGACGTGGCCCTCGTCCCGCGCGACACGGCACCGTGCCTCGACGAAGCGGCGCGTGAACTCCCGGTTGTATCGTGGGAGTCCATCGACCTGTCCGGCGACGACCTCTGGCTGGTCCCGGAGGGCTGGGTCAACGCCCTCGCCCCCGGACTGAAGGCCGGTGCGCGTAACGTGGTCTACGTGCAGAATTGGGCGTACCTGCTTTCCGCGCTTCCGTCAGGCGTGCAGTGGCCGCAGCTTGACGTGTCGTTCATGGCGGTCTCCGACCCCGTGGCATGGTTCACACGAGAGACCACCGGGCACGAGGCGGTCGTCTTGCGTCCGGGCATCGACACGGCCCTGTTCCATCCGGCACGCCCCGACGATACCGATGTCTGCCCGCCCCGTGACCGGATTCGCGTGTGCTGGATGCCCCGCAAGAACAAGGCGCTGGCCATCCAGATACGTGCCATCCTCGAAGCGCGCCTCTCCCTTGCCCCGCCCTGCGGGAGTGCGGGCCCTCTCCCCGTGGAGTGGGTCGAAATCCACGGGCTGCGGCAACCCGAGGTGGCAGCGGCACTGCGTTCGGCGCACATCTTCCTTGCCACCGGCTTTCCCGAAGGTTGCCCGCTTCCCCCGCTCGAGGCCATGGCTTCAGGAGCGCTTGTCGTCGGCTTCGCGGGCATGGGTGGATGGGACTACATGCGGCAGGCCATGCCGGGCGGCTATCTGCCGTGGTATCTCCTGCGCGAGGTGCCTTGGGGTGGCAACGGGCTGTTCGCCGCCGACGCCGACGTGACCGGCGCCGCCTTCGCCCTCGAACATGCGATACGCATGATAGCCGCCGCCGACCCGCGGGTGGATGCGCTGCGCAAGGCTGGACTGCACACCGCCGCGGCCTACGACCTCGCCGCCCAGCGTGATGCGCTGCTGACGCTGTGGGCACGCGCCGCCGAAGGCGACCTGTTCCCTGCCGCACGTAGGCCCTAGGCCCAGCGCAAGGCCAAGGCCGTCTGCACGTCCCACCCCGAACCTTCCAGACCCATCGCAAACCGCATGCCGCCCGCAAGGCGTAGCCCGTCCGCCGCGACAGCCTCCCGTGCACGGCACACTTGCAATCCCCGGCGACGGGCCTATCTTCTCCCCGCGACGGAAGGCCCGTCATGCCAACATTCAAGCCTGAAATCCCGCTGCCCCGGCACGGGTGATGTCCGGAGTCATCGCACCATGTCCAAGAAGAAACCTGAACGCCCCGCGCCGGAAAGCCTCGGCCTTCCGTG
This window encodes:
- a CDS encoding YbaB/EbfC family nucleoid-associated protein; protein product: MRGMNDLLRQANLMQSKLAKLQSEMADKSFEASSGGGMVKVSVTGRQELKSITIDPKALEGGDVEMLQDLILTAVNEGVRVSRATMEREMNALTGGLRLPGII
- the recR gene encoding recombination mediator RecR; protein product: MQRLPEPLKALVDQLAKLPGLGPKSALRLAMTLLKWPASETRRLGRGIHDLRDNLHLCRRCGALTDCDPCALCTDATRTQDMLCLVSEWDSMLTLEEGGFYRGQYLILGGLLAPLDNVNADSLELERLTRRLAEGQVREVVLALGTTVEAENTATFIRAMVERQYPGVRVTRLAQGIPLGAEVKFMDRETLRQSMQYRQEL
- a CDS encoding glycosyltransferase family 4 protein, whose product is MRTRIFIPPLPRMSGGLAVLYRMASHLHQAGHDVALVPRDTAPCLDEAARELPVVSWESIDLSGDDLWLVPEGWVNALAPGLKAGARNVVYVQNWAYLLSALPSGVQWPQLDVSFMAVSDPVAWFTRETTGHEAVVLRPGIDTALFHPARPDDTDVCPPRDRIRVCWMPRKNKALAIQIRAILEARLSLAPPCGSAGPLPVEWVEIHGLRQPEVAAALRSAHIFLATGFPEGCPLPPLEAMASGALVVGFAGMGGWDYMRQAMPGGYLPWYLLREVPWGGNGLFAADADVTGAAFALEHAIRMIAAADPRVDALRKAGLHTAAAYDLAAQRDALLTLWARAAEGDLFPAARRP